The following are encoded in a window of Gasterosteus aculeatus chromosome 5, fGasAcu3.hap1.1, whole genome shotgun sequence genomic DNA:
- the LOC120818857 gene encoding uncharacterized protein LOC120818857 yields MERGGSDENHGAPIQTLKQKGKKKSKCCMSCLKSLWNVVQEEVQEEVQEEAQEEAQEENQEEVQEEAQEEIEEEAQEEVQEEAQEEAQEEAQEEAQEEVES; encoded by the coding sequence ATGGAAAGAGGGGGGAGTGACGAGAACCATGGGGCCCCGATACAGACTCTCAAacagaaggggaagaagaagagcaaatgTTGCATGTCGTGCTTGAAGTCTCTATGGAATGTGGTCCAGGAGGAGGTCCAAGAGGAGGTCCAAGAGGAGGCCCAGGAGGAGGCCCAGGAGGAGAACCAGGAGGAGGTCCAAGAGGAGGCCCAGGAGGAGATTGAAGAGGAGGCCCAGGAGGAGGTCCAGGAGGAGGCCCAGGAGGAGGCCCAAGAGGAGGCCCAGGAGGAGGCCCAGGAGGAGGTTGAATCCTGA
- the LOC120819844 gene encoding LOW QUALITY PROTEIN: E3 ubiquitin-protein ligase TRIM21 (The sequence of the model RefSeq protein was modified relative to this genomic sequence to represent the inferred CDS: substituted 1 base at 1 genomic stop codon), whose product MASANYGPSEAQFLCSICLDVFTDPVSTPRGRNFCINCINEHWNTSDQNLCPTCKKNFITRPNLRVNTMFSEMVVKFRESAQQKASSSSSEQQESKPREVPCDVCTGTKMKALKSCLVCLVSYCETHLEPHLTMSGLKRHQLMDPVENLKGRMCKKHDKPLELFCKSDRTCVCMLCSVLDHKMHDVVPVEEEYEEKKVELKKTEAEIQQMIQKRRVKIQEIKHSVDLSEEDAGREKAEGVQVFNDLMESVGRGLKELLKTIEEKQETTKKQAEAFIRELEEEISELMKRSAEVEQLSLSEDHLHLLQSSNIHQPPPTKDWTEVSVCPSSYEGTVVRAVSQLEETLSKKMKKWFAELMNVQMFAVDLTLDPQTAHPNLILSDDGXQVKRGNVWKKLPNNPERFYYWLCVSTKQSFSSGKFYFEVQVEGKTEWYLGVARKSVDRKGHISLSPQKGYWTIWLRNKYNASADPSVVLSLKSRPQKVGVFVNYEEGVVSFYDVEAAALIYSFTGCSFTEKLFPFFNPGKNKNGGNSAPLIISPVRGCLGVGADARR is encoded by the exons ATGGCTTCTGCAAACTATGGTCCATCTGAAGCACAGTTCCTGTGCTCCATCTGTCTGGATGTGTTCACTGATCCAGTCTCCACACCACGTGGACGCAACTTCTGCATAAACTGCATCAATGAACACTGGAACACCAGCGACCAGAACCTGTGTCCAACGTGTAAGAAGAACTTCATTACCAGACCTAATTTGAGAGTCAACACCATGTTCTCTGAGATGGTTGTTAAGTTCAGAGAGTCTGCTCAgcagaaagccagcagcagcagctccgaaCAACAAGAGTCCAAACCAAGAGAAGTTCCCTGTGACGTCTGCACTGGAACCAAAATGAAGGCCCTCAAGTCCTGCCTGGTGTGTCTGGTCTCCTactgtgagactcacctggagcCTCATCTGACTATGTCAGGTCTGAAGAGACATCAGCTGATGGACCCTGTGGAGAACCTGAAAGGCAGGATGTGTAAGAAGCATGATAAACCTCTGGAGCTGTTCTGTAAGAGCGACCGGACGTGTGTCTGCATGCTTTGCAGTGTTTTAGACCACAAGATGCATGATGTTGTTCCTGTGGAAGAAgaatatgaagaaaagaaggttGAGCTGAAGAAGACAGAGGCTGAAATCCAGCAGATGATCCAGAAGAGAAGAGTGAAGATTCAGGAGATCAAACACTCGGTCGACCTCAGTGAGGAagatgcaggcagagagaaagcagaaggtgttCAGGTCTTCAATGATCTGATGGAGTCTGTTGGAAGAGGTTTGAAAGAGCTCCTCAAAACAATAGAAGAGAAGCAGGAAACCACAAAGAAACAGGCTGAAGCTTTCAtcagagagctggaagaggaaatctctgagctgatgaagaggagcgctgaggtggagcagctctctctctctgaagaccacctccatcttctccagtcctcaaacatccatcaaccaccacccaccaaggactggacagaggtcagtgtttgtccttcatcatatgaggggactgtggtgagagctgtgtctcagctggaggagacactcagtaaaaagatgaagaagtggtttgCTGAGCTGATGAATGTCCAGATGTTTGCAGTGGATCTGACTCTTGATCCTCAAACAGCTCATCCTAACCTCATCCTGTCAGACGATGGGTAACAAGTGAAACGTGGCAATGTCTGGAAGAAGCTCCCAAACAACCCAGAGAGATTTTATTATTGGCTCTGCGTTTCTACAAAGCAGAGTTTCTCTTCAGGCAAATTCTACTTTGAGGTTCAGGTTGAAGGAAAGACTGAGTGGTATTTAGGAGTGGCCAGAAAGTCAGTTGACAGGAAGGGACACATCTCACTGAGTCCTCAGAAAGGTTACTGGACTATATGGTTGAGAAACAAATACAATGCCTCTGCTGATCCTTCAGTTGTTCTCTCTCTGAAGTCTCGTCCTCAGaaggtgggggtgtttgtgAACTATGAGGAGGGTGTGGTCTCCTTTTATGACGTAGAAGCTGCAGCTCTCATCTACTCCTTCACTGGCTGCTCCTTCACTGAGAAGCTCTTCCCGTTCTTTAATCCCGGTAAAAACAAGAATGGTGGAAACTCTGCTCCGCTGATCATCTCTCCAGTCCGA GGCTGCCTGGGGGTTGGAGCTGATGCAAGAAGATGA